The Miscanthus floridulus cultivar M001 unplaced genomic scaffold, ASM1932011v1 fs_225_2_3, whole genome shotgun sequence nucleotide sequence GAGGAAAAGAACACATACAACCTAGCTAGGTTAAATGGCAGGCACAAgccatatgtttgcttgcacaaTCTAAATAGATTAACTACAAAATGCCCCATCTCCAACTTATCAAAAGCAAAATGTCATATGTTGGCTTCATGGTGATTATCCAACATCATGCACACCTCCAAGGCCTCCCTCCCACCTGAACACGAAACAGCACAGTGCCCACATGAAGTTAATTATTGGAATTgtatataggtaaaaaaatacaGATAAAGATGACTACACGGTTTATCTGCTGCTTCAAACTAGATTCCTATGCTTTTTGCCCTTCCAAGAGACATTGCAGCAGTCTATTCTGCAGGTAAAGAGTACTCTATATTTACTCACTGTTATGATGTCAGCATGTACAACTGAACTCATCATGATCAGTGTTAgccttttttttttggatttttctaaTGGGATGATAGAGTGATAACCATCCAACTTGTTCTTGAAACAATAGATGATATATATGTATGCTGTTCAACTATATATGTAATTAAGATGGATTTGGGGGCACTCAAAGAGATATACATGTTTAGTCCATGATGACTAAGAAATTATTGGCAGGAACTCAGTATATATGCAAGATGGAAAGAGCCACCATGCATTCCATTTTTTTCCAACTTTTATAAGCACATTTTAAACTCAGAGGCCAAATTAGCTCACTAGTCATCAGCCACCACCCCTCCAAAGTTTCACTGTCACATACCAGTATAGTATATATACGCATGTATTGCACTGGGATGTACTAGTATAAGGTTATCTTAGCTAGGTGGAGCAAAGCTGTAATATAATGTTGTACCGTACTTATTACTACTTTATATTTCGTGATAGGTACCAAATGCTTTATTAAGCTTGAAAGGATGTTCTCCAAAACAGTGAGGGTTGCAATAGTGACATAAATATTTTGAAGCATGCATGGCTTTATATGCTTTCataggtgtatatatatatgcaatttCTTCAGGGAAACTTCATGGATTTGAAGTTTCAGACTTTCAGCTAGTTTTTGACGTTGCCATCATCATATAAGCACAGATAGCAGTGCATAACAGTTATTAAGCAGCTATTTTTTGCGAGAAAGTAAACAACTATTAAATAAACTTCACTTGGTAGTGCAAAAGTATTGCTGCAGATACAGACATACGTGCAGCAACATGTACAGAACAAAAATCAAACAAATGCGTGGTTAAGTACTGACCTGCTCACCTGGTAGTGCAAAAGTATTGCTACCTGCATATATTCCTTTGTCAAAAATAAGTGTGGCTGAAATGACAATATGAAATAAGTGACTTGTTTATTAATAGAGATATCTGGCAGTTGGCTGCAGCTAGAAATAACTAACGATTGCAGTGTACAGATAATTCTCCGACTGGTTTTAATGTCTCTGTTCATTATGTGTAACATAAGCCATCTAATGACATAACTAAAGACTGCAGTAACACTTGTTGGTATACTAATGGTATAGTCATACCCTTCCAGTAGTAATCGTATAAAAAGTTCGACGCTACATGACTGGTTTTAATGGAATGCATTGAACATATATTTAGGCATCAGATTGAATTACAAAATAGAGAGTAATCACATTGCAACTATGATGCTAAAATTGGTGTGGTTCGTTTGCATGACTCGGTACCTATCTATATCAATTATATATTATATTGGAACGCAGGCTATATTGTCTTTGTTTGGTTATCATAATATGactaaaatagaaaaggaatgtaTTCACTTACTAAAGAATGCATACAGCCATACTGTAAGGTCAATTATTTATCACAAGAAGCAAAACCTAAAAATCCAATATGCATGTATAGCTTATTTTGCCTCGATTAACAAAAAAAATGTATATGAAATCCAAATTAGAACTCATATCCAAGATAGGAAGGAAAAGGGAGAGAAATGAAACAAACCTGTGGCTGCAGGGTTGCCGTAAACTTGCTGCTGATTTGTGGACTTCGCCACCCCAAGATTAAACATGTAACAGAAGGGGCGAAGGAGTATCAAATTTCTTTGTTCTGGCCTGTCAAATAGTCATGCAAGATTGTGtaagaaaagcttatccaacaccggttgagatggtttggacatgtccaacggagacctccagaggcaccggtgcgtagtggaatcctaagccaggatagtaacgtgaaaagAGACAGAGGAAaaccgaagttgacttaggtagaggcaataaaaggagacttgaaaggatggaatatacctaaagacttagccttagataggagtgcttggaaaacaactattcacgtgcctgaactttgattgcttctgctgggtttcaacactagcctaccccaacttgtttgggacttaaattcTTTGTTGTTGTTGCTCTTTTAGGTCTGTATCCCTATACTGTGATGATTATGAGCAGTGAGCAGTGTTCTTTAGTTTTACTCATTATGAATTCAATCTAATTTACACAAGAACAGAGtacttttt carries:
- the LOC136530880 gene encoding uncharacterized protein isoform X3 — translated: MAAVAATWSGPMSATDGDLASGSEEDEGGGRGPQHESGQRWQLLQHFLSSYEPTTPCPRRSNRPEQRNLILLRPFCYMFNLGVAKSTNQQQVYGNPAATGSNTFALPGGREALEVCMMLDNHHEANI
- the LOC136530880 gene encoding uncharacterized protein isoform X2; translation: MAAVAATWSGPMSATDGDLASGSEEDEGGGRGPQHESGQRWQLLQHFLSSYEPTTPCPRRSNRPEQRNLILLRPFCYMFNLGVAKSTNQQQVYGNPAATATLIFDKGIYAGSNTFALPGEQVGGRPWRCA
- the LOC136530880 gene encoding uncharacterized protein isoform X1 → MAAVAATWSGPMSATDGDLASGSEEDEGGGRGPQHESGQRWQLLQHFLSSYEPTTPCPRRSNRPEQRNLILLRPFCYMFNLGVAKSTNQQQVYGNPAATATLIFDKGIYAGSNTFALPGGREALEVCMMLDNHHEANI